A DNA window from Plasmodium vinckei vinckei genome assembly, chromosome: PVVCY_02 contains the following coding sequences:
- a CDS encoding fam-a protein — MNIEYTKTIFLLLSLFVYASNETLGEETAKDIALGNIGSKNLTLTLDNDNSSDNLLCTNPEEITKATEVMDEAITLLRNHAKNKDDYSLYHSEKNANLYFTKPGNPEAGKLSIIIQDPNKYDDIVTLLSNPNGAKYFDESFISGKISRLYNTNLALLQQRHKSRIGSLKKYFYALMKKVNVTPKETIIAYVPTDINDHNNSNNKSFNKTILTKANSLRIDINSEEDIRKGKLKKMFVNVFGYIVKKETDHINITYVKFIEGSYSILPRWLNKMFRGLNILKLTRLIHLFSDKYMYITNDNI, encoded by the exons atgaatatagaatatactaagacaatttttttacttttaagCTTGTTTGTATATGCAAGTAATGAAACCCTTGGGGAAGAAACTGCAAAAGATATTGCTCTAGGAAATATTGGTTCAAAAAATCTTAC GTTAACATTGGACAATGATAATTCGAGTGATAATCTCCTATGCACAAATCCGGAAGAAATTACAAAAGCAACTGAAGTTATGGACGAAGCTATAACACTTTTACGAAACCAtgctaaaaataaagacgACTACAGTTTATATCATAGTGAGAAAAAtgcaaatttatattttacaaagCCCGGAAATCCAGAGGCTGGCAAACTTAGCATTATAATCCAAGATCCCAATAAG TATGATGACATAGTAACTCTTCTATCAAATCCCAATGGTGCCAAATATTTCGATGAAAGTTTTATTAGcg GAAAAATCTCCCGGTTATACAATACCAATTTAGCATTATTACAACAACGCCACAAAAGCCGTATTGGATCcctcaaaaaatatttttatgctttaatgaaaaaagttAAT GTAACACCAAAAGAAACTATAATTGCCTATGTACCAACAGATATAAATGATCATAACAATTCCAATAATAAAAGCTTTAATAAAACTATCTTAACAAAGGCAAATTCATTAAGAATTGACATTAACTCTGAAGAGGATATTAGAAAAgggaaattaaaaaaaatgtttgtTAACGTATTCGGATATATagttaaaaaagaaactgATCACATTAATATTACCTATGTCAAATTT aTTGAAGGTAGTTATTCCATACTCCCAAGATGGcttaataaaatgtttagaggattaaacattttaaagCTAACCAGattaatacatttattttctgataaatatatgtatattacgaatgataatatttaa